The genomic stretch TGACCACAGGCTCGGTTACGACACGAAATAGTTTTCACATAATATTCTAGCGACGGTTTAAGGTACGACTCGATTAGTACTTAGTAGTACttcagacaggatatattatactagtagtcgcccttGGCTTCGTTCGCGTTGAAGGTTGTTAGTTGTGTAAAAACGCTTTTCCAGTAGGTGTTTGTAGTTAAACTCCAATATATAGTTGACaatcactatatttttttttttcgaaatataaCTTTAGACTTTAAACAGACTTTTCAAAACTCGCTTTCCGCGTCCTCGTCTCCAAGATGGCCGTTTTGAATGCCGCGCGCCGCCAAGCGGCCACCAGTGTGACcagttaataaaaacattttatgagtGAAACTACCTCACATTGCCCgcaattattaaagaaaaccttacAGTTGTCAAGTGTCAGgcaaataaatcatcaaattcggttcaaaagtttggtagtgaaatagcaacagacagacagagctactttcacatttataatattagaatagaaagtatagattaatttaataggttTGAGAGTACCTACttgaaaatattgattttcctaaaacaatattttgaaaaaataaacgcGTTTTCTTGCCATAAAACTACATTacattttgaacattttttattcCCGCAAAAAAGCTTTCAGCCACAAATATTTCGTGTTTTTTgggaaaataatgaattacgATCGCTATCATTAGTGTGTTAtgtatattaggttggggaaaaagtcttttcgcatatagtatgtatgaacttgtaataaaatctctttggctataccatttgtatctggctggttttggtatcattaaaaagttttaattttaaagaaggcacttccaagttcaaattaggaatttgtgtgattttcatttgtttttgttgttgttaaaatgagtgaatctaaagaagaaattcgatacattttaaaattttactataaaaaaggtaaaaatgcaactcaagccgcaaaaaaatatgtcatgtttatggacctaatgcagtatctgtgagagtagcgcaagtttggtttaagcgttttcaagccggaaattttgatatcaaagatgcatctcgctctggtcgccctgttacggacaaaattgatgccatttttgaaaaagtggagcaagatcggcatattagtagttacgatgtagctgaagaactggcaattgaccacaaaacgcttttgactcatttgaataaagctgggtacacaaaaaagctcgatatatgggtgcctcatgaactcactgaaagaaacctaatgaaccgtgtactcatttgtgattctttattacgacgtaatgaaaccgaaccatttttgaagaagctgataactggtgatgaatagtggatcacatacgacaagaacatgcgaaaaagatcgtggtcaaaggccggtcaagcttcacagactgtggcaaaacccggattaactcgcaacaaggtaatgctgtgtgtatggtgggattggaagggcatcattcattatgagctgttaccagGCAggcggcaggaccatcgattcagaactgtattgcgaacaattgatgagattgaagcaagaaattgagataaagcggccagaattgatcaacagaaggggtgtggtttttcaccatgacaacgctagacctcacacatctttagccactcaacaaaaattacgagagtttggctgggaggtattaatgcatccgccgtatagtcctgaccttgcaccttcagattttcatctgtttcggtctctgcagaattccttaggcagtgtcaggttaacatcacgagaggactgccaaaaccacttgtcgcagtttttcgatcagaagccccaaaatttttacagcaatgggatcatgtcactaccaacaagatggcaaaaagttatggaacaaaatggcacctacatactttagtcaaatgtaaataaactataaaaaaaaattttgaattttcatataaaatacgaagaaactttttccccaacctattagtATTACTAGTATTAAAACTccagaaaagttttttttatcaaagtgtTAGACTGTAGAATGATATTGAAATGACAGTTTTGACGTCCACAATGGCGGCTCGTGTCacgttaatttcaaaataacgcTTTTacgaatgaaaatgaaaatatttatgtatatttcgaaatatattttaatttttatcaaatttcataatatattttacactacCGAAAATACCCTATTGTAAACGGATGATTTAGTTACTGGATCATCTCGATAAAACGTACATTCCAGAATGTACCACCAAGGCAGTAGATTAAAGATAATCCTGATATATAATAGAACAAAAGAGTTTGTACTCTAGGCTTATACATTGTGACATTACTTTGAGTTTATTTTCCCATAAAATACGGACGACATACACCTATTTTCACAGACGCCTGTACTAATTGCACAGGTATTAGTAAATTAGTAGGTACTTCAAATCAGCCGCCAGTCAGGATCgtgaattttattaacactaagtatattattaatcaatttggAGAAAGAAGCAACTAGTAAATAGCTTCACTCAataatgttgtagtaaacagatatgttattaacgcgcaaaaagtgaagactagaaaacgtcctaattgagacgtttgcctttagtcgttttacgtagtaatacgttataatacatcataattacgtagtaatacgttttgcgtaattaaaacatctacttgtcccttttacttattgtttttatcaagctatactttttacttttaacgaaatgtaaattaattaaattgtaaaataaacggtccccggcgcggcacacttttttctgttgtttagtatggatataacatatctgtttattagaatatcataggcttcacttaatatggtcattattcaaaagtgcctgtaaaagccatgaagtatattttgtttcattaacaGCTAACTCGTCGATTATTCTCTCTAGAATCCACTTTATGAACCGCtggtagctttaaatttaatcctgtaaattgtaaagtaaaaaaactttaacaGCCTGAAAGTAATAAACCGTAAATGTTACACATCTGGTCTTAgtcaattcaaatcaaatcgaaataaataggcttttacaagcacttttgaatcgtcattttacaattaagtgaagctaccaccggttcggaaagtagattgtaccgagaagaaccccCATtccccatggacatctgcaacacccagGGGCTTACAtgtgcgttgctggcctttaaatcgaaaatcaaaataaactttattcaagtgggctttgacaagcacttttgaatcgtcactttacaattaagtgaagcctaTCGTTTCGAAaggtagattctactgagaagaaccggcaaaaactcagtagttactctttttcagtaaaaaaatacaaagtcatgttagttaaatacaattatttaaattaatatatcctgcttggaagtcaacaggtataggAAGGACTACACTATTTTCTTGAAGGTACCTAAGTCTTGTTAAATCAACTCTTGTGCCTATAGTAAAACTTAACTACCCTTTAATCTAGTACTCAATACTAAGTTCAATGTGGTACCTTAACAGGCACAAAGACTTTCACCAAGTATATTTAACTCTACCGAGAATAAGCAATAACCTTTTACCACTAATGACCCTTTAGCTAAAGCAGTGAAATCTAAATAGATGTAGCGATATTTCTGAACGAATCGGAAATACAGTGAAACTTGGTTAAGTGAGACCTGGATAAGTGAAATACCTCCATAACTGGAACTCATGCTGCGGTCCCATCACTTTGGCATTGAATTACCTCTGTTAGTGGGGCGAagcaaatctttttttttatggtataggttggtggacgagcagttggaccacctgatggtaagtggtcaccatcacaaatatgcaatgacgctttaagaaatattaactattccttacatcgtcagtgtgccaccaaccttgggaactaagatgttatgtcccttgtgcctgcagttacactgcctcactcacccttcaaactggaacgcaagaatactgagtactgtcattTGGGGTTAGAacaactgataagtgggtggtacctacccagaagggctagcacaaagccctaccaccagtaccaccaagtaaactgggatttgttattttgttttatcattacaaTGACTTCTACAAATGAGACAgcaagtgatttttttatgcCTAAACTTCTGTAACTGAGATAACGTTGTATTTTTACTAACTTATTCTTTTTCTACCCGCAAATTCCGCACTTAACTATGTGTGTAATTGTCAATATCAGTGACCAAGTTTTAGTTTTGCTTTACTACCATAAAGGTGTTGATCTGagacagatatttatttatacctggGTATCTGAGACactgggttagtggaatacctcTATAAGTGAAACAACATTGCAGGTACCTTGAAGATTCACTTAACCAGGTTTCACTGTAAATTGTTTGGGGTGCCTCCCTACGACTTATTAAACAAACCCTGCttattatgtacttaataaattataacaaaaattgcgaattgattataaaatttatttcaaaatttaaacgcGCGTGAAGTCGCGAGCACAGATAGTATTAACTAAGCTTACTTTCTCAATTGTCATTGGTCAGTGACAGCTGATGACGTAATAcgcgaccaatgagcgttcagtattTCAAAAACGTcagaaataataagaaaaactaaagtaaaaaaaaagtaaagtaaaagcctgtaaatttcccacagctgggctaaggcctcctcttccattaaagagaaggtttggaacatattccaccacgctgttccaatgtgggttggtggaatgcacatgtggcagaatttcgatgaaattagacacatgccggtttcctcatgatgttttccttcatcgccgagcacgagatgaattattaacacaaattaagcacatatatatggcggtgcttgcctgggtttgaacccgcaatcatcagttaagatgcacgcgttttaaccactgggccatctcagctccaagaaaaactaaattaaaacgattttttctcttataacatatttattaatggtAGTAgcacatatttattacaataagtaattttatctaaaaaccCAACATAGTAACATACAGTATATAAGTTCTGCTGCATAccaacaacaatattatatatatgtacatatgacaTGAGACATACATATTTCTACCCCTTTCTAACGTATGGGAACGAAAGAGATAGCAAGTCGTTTAGGAGACATGCATGTCTCTATCCCTTTCTAACGCGTGGGAACGAAAGAGATAGCAAGTCATTTAGAGCTACAATATTGAGATAGAGTTAGTTAAACGTTTTAAGAGATTGTGTACAAcagtcataattaatattataacaattaaaaagtagttGTAGTAGTCGTTAGTTGTTAATGCTGGCCCCCTATCGTCCGCAGCCCCCCCGGGAGCAGGCGGATCGTTTGGGGGGTCGGTAGGAGGACGTGGAGGCTCCTCCACTCAGCGGCAAGTAATCTGAAATTAGTACAAGTTCTGAAGGCATACTGTGTGTATGTACACACCGACTTTACTGGGCATCACAATGAATCTGAAAAGTTGTGGGGACGATTATGTGTAGACTGGTCCTTTTCATaccgatatatatataatcgaacccgggacctcggagtagcgtagcTAGGAGTTTgcatgtatggatgtttgttagtCCCTCACGCAAAATCTACTGAATggaatttaatgaaacttaacaataataatacacgtGTTTATTTGaacaaccaacccctaaaacgcaagcgaagcagATAACACGGCTAGGAGTCGAACCCggcacctcggagtggcgtacccatgaaaaccggtgtacacttaACGTCATCATGTCTGAAATCAAGTTGAGTCTACCCCCATATTCTCTAGTCCTTACCCTCGTCCACTGCTCCGAGCCGGTCGCCGCCCTTGGAGCCGTACTTCTCCAGCCGCTCAAGCGCCTCCTGGCGCTTCTTCTCTTCACGCTGAAACACAACAAAGGCCTTCaatattgattgaaataataCACCAGCTTTTTGGCTTATGTGATGAAATTCTGAACAGGGAAATATGTCACACACACAGGTAATAGATTACTGTTCTATCAAATATAGTGTTCTATGTTTCTATGACTCAAAAtcagaattaaatatatctacacatgtattttaatttctatcaaatttcatattttttttttcaccacCAAAAGTAGAGTAGATTGTGATAGTAGAGTGagattatacttggtggtagactcatcagatattctaccgctagtaacagtaacagtaagtactcagtattgttgtattccgctttgaagggtgagtaagccagtgtgactacaggcacaagggacatagcatcttagtccccaagttTGGTGGGgcagtgacgatgtaaagaatatttcttacagcgtcattgtctatgggtgatgctgACCACTTACTACCGGGTGacccatatggtcgtccgccaacctataccataaaacaaaaaaaatatatattatatgttctgTAAGCAAACAGCAATACCTAGTACAGGTGAATCTATATGTAATGGTACAAAACCATCAATGGTGGTGACCATTGATGGTTTACCACCAGTTGGTTCATGTGCCGTTTGCCTATCGATTacgtaaataacatatataaacctCTTTCTGTTGCTCCAGCGCCCGCAGGGAGGCTGCCTCCAGCATCTGCTGCTGTCGCTCACGGGCGCGCTGTATAGCCTCCATGCGAGACAGAGCCTTATCTGGATCTGAaaccattattaaaatatattacaatttctgCGTAACTAACACatgtcttataaataaaaatgagacaacttcacgtatagtacgacacaacttagttcgcatcggcaaaattcgtaaaaccgatcacacaattgagcacgctatcccaaattatcaatatttatttctcatgcgaatatgatctttgcacaaatgtaataacttgtaatatcatataacctaatatattcgtcaatttgacgcgtcgatttacatgcacttacttactctgacgcgtgaatctatagcgacgaatagcgtcgaacggcgcgatagggagctatttctattggttgtgtaaatcgacagtaattggttttattttcattccattgcattttccgacgctacatctaatttgtgtcgtactatacattactctgatccctaaATAAGTAgtaaaagcacttgtgttatggaaaatcagaagtaacgataccacaaacacccagacccaagacaacatagaaaactaatgataatctacattgactctgccggaaatcgaacccgggacctcggagtgacgtacccatgaaaaccggtgtagacactcgaccacggaggttgtcaataTATAACTCTATACTGAGTATGACTGCACCGGGATGTGACAGACTGGTCTTGGGTACTCTTAGTCCTTTTCCGGAGCATTGTCTATGTATAtgcaaaatttcataataatcgaTAGAGCATTTTAAAGGTGAAACCACATATTCTCAGAAGAAAAATGTCCCTATTGCCAACAAAACATTGTTCAATAAGACAAATTCTAGCTAAAGTGTACTGAGCAGCTCCCTGTTTTGAGTTTGAaacagttaaaattatataaataaagtataaaagaaTCAGCATAGTGTAAATATAGTATATCCCAATACAAATACAAGAGGAATACTATATCATTGATCGagcttttaaataacttattatataatattataaatgttgtatTTGCAAAATGCCCTTGTaagtttaatcaaatcaaatcaaaataaactttattcaagtgcagcttcatttaacaattaagtgaagctgctaccggttcggaaagtagattctactgagaaaaactggcaagaaactcagtagttactcttttttaacattttaaaaatacaaagtcatgttagataaatacaattatttaaattaatatatcctgcttggaagtcaacaggtattaattcaacacttttttatcatctataaaatcttgtatggaataatatgccttttctacctatgtatttttttataaacgattagaatttacgaaacgacaaagttaaaaatgtcaaaatcaatcaaaatcaaaataaactttattcaagtgtgcttttacaagcacttttgaatcatcattaaacaattaagtgaagctaccaaaatatgttctaaaccctctccttaatggaagaggaggccttaggacTGTAGTGGGTTGTAAATtgcccactactgggctaaggcctcctctgctgttactttacttttttttttagattatcaAAACCTGTTGTTGGAAATATACAAACACCAAAAAGTACCAAAATATTGCaactaaacttaaattaatgtattattattacaacttcaatttaaattaatgtattgttGATGTAAGGCAGGCAACAAAAATTTAGAGAAAAGATTACTTAGGTCCTCAATGataacagacaaaaataaatgagtaCTGAGACTCCGTCTTAACCAGAAAGCAGCCATCTTTGCTGTAAGACATTGCTTTATCACTGCTGAAACATGCCTCTCTAGAAATGAAAGAGCATCTTAATATTGTACTTCTACGGCATTATAGCTGCGCTTGATAAGAGCTAATCCATAACTGACAGATGTAAAGGCTCTGGCAAAAAGCTTTTAACATTGTCTATCCTCAGAACCATATTGAATTTGATTAACCCAAACCCCTGAGTTCTACATCCATATCTGCCACGATTTATTGTCTGAAACATAAGTATTGCTAAAGTCTCACCTTTGTGGTACTCGGCATCTTCCCTTGCTTGCTTCCAACTCTCGTACTTTGGTTTAAGTTTATGAATCAAATAGATGGAAGCACCTGTCGCTCCCAGCATGTACCAGCCATAGTTTGCAAGCAATTGAAAAACTGAAAAATTTATGTTATCAgatgaataaaatgaaaactttacAATATTGATATGTCttaaatatgtttctttttgaCATCtatgcttaatattataaatgtgaaagtaactctctctgtctatctgtcattCTTTTACGACAAAACCAATTaacggaatttgatgacatttggtgtgaatcaaacttgaactccaaggcaggacataggctacttgcCCATCACATGACTAACACCCTACAACGCGAGTGAGCCGCGGTAACaacttgtttaatataaaataacatcactCTCTTTATTACTTTCATCAAGGTCTGTTACAAAAGCTATTCATCACGATACATTTcattgatttgaattaaattttagtgtCGTACCGAGTGTAAATGGATTGTACATCGCCCACCCTTGATCCTCTTCCATTATTGGGTCCATTTAATAAAAGATTCGTCGTTGATTCCTACGCAAAGTCGGATAACAGTTTCCTGTTAAAGTATTGCgaaattttactaatttcagcgtaatttgaatgttatgttttttatctGTGTCAATACAAATGGTTTGATTATCTTTCGTGATTATAAACAGTgtgctataatatttaattgttaaaatataataatgtgacgtgttttaaatttggcaatTCACAATGTTTCGTATTTGATGACTTTCACGACAAACACAAATAGTCATCGCAAATGTCAAGTTGACGTTTAAGTTAAGCGCAACAGATAACATAAAGTTGCTTAAGATCAATGTTTTACAAATGTAAGTTATTACATAGAgactacataaataataaaaaataaacattaaagaactgaaactataattattttcttttcagtATCGTcttcatcataaatattttttatgattatgatgatatgattaaatattgtttataatgccttcaatgtaccacagattataatacaggcaagtgacatcaccgaccccattgcaacGCCATAATGTCCAaatagcgttttcgcgcgctatttaaatatggaatatttaaattatattttttggctAACAtctactagaaataaaaaatcaacttttactgtgttccttaacttctactaaataatataaaatggattttaaatacaagtcaaatagcctataataataataaaaagggctcttaccaccatcgacgttcctgctcttactgagtcTCGTGGAATGACCAACTGATgacctgggaacgaggtcgggcccttgtgtgggacgctacatgcgttgacacgttggccccatctaaTAACCGAGAAACAATGTAAAGAGCCGGTTCCGCTGCGgaaaaatatacctaattactttttgttccatttgctgtcgaaacgcttggcccttggagtagtggtgcaaaaagcttcatcaaaagtataacacctcgcctcattgcctccactggtgacaggagggctggttcgtttgaaCAGAGagtcggaattgcgattcaacgggaaaatgctgctagcattcttgccaccattccacgcggtcaagatttgtacagtatCTAGTTTTAGTTGatacttgtaaatatttaagcatttaatgttattaattcttatgttaataaattaaaaaaataagtaaaaaataaaaaaacttgctTAAGatcaatgttttaaaaatgttagtaCATTAAAagcacataaataataataaaaaaaagacattaaaGAACTGAAACCTAAAAAAAAGTCaaagctattatatataattatatataatattattatatatataattatttttacttttattaaatttcttttcaCTATCGTcttatcataagcccggcctATCTCCTGGTTGGCCGGTTTCAGCCACAGGCCGGGTCACTTGCTTGTAACCTTGTTTGCcttctatatgtaccacagattaaaatacaggcaagtgacgtcacctaccccattgcagcgctatATTGTCCAAATAGCGTTTTCGCGTGCTATTTAAATAGGGAAAattgaaaatgacatttttcggcaaatatttactaggaataaaaaaaaccacaacttttactgggttgcttatcttataataaataatataaaatggattttaaaaaccagtcaaatagcctattcaaacaaaaataatattttttcaattcatgAAATATATGGAATTTTTTCGATAGGTCTTCTCCGATCTCTTCTCTTCTTCTCCGATCTATATTCCAAGCCGATGGTACATAGAATAAATAgcttgcaatattttttaatttaaatgtttataaattatatcgtacagacgataaaaaaagcgtgaaattaatactagtggacttccaggcaagataaattacatacatattattgtacTTACTTGAAAATATACACTATCGTATTCCAAGGCGCAATGCTCGTAGTTTTCTGGGTACTTTTGATGTCAGAATATCAAAAACGAAATTAGGATGTAATGCACCAATACCTAGATCATCTCGGTTGTACAATGGTTTTAGTCAAGAtctagatatttttaatgactctGCCATGATTTATCGTAAACGGGCGCTAGAATTGTTGAGAgatgcaaataataaataaataaataatgttatcttaattttattttgtattaattattatatttttagtgattTTTGTAACGTAAACTTTGcatgaatttaatgaattatttaattttagtttgtgcctatatcaattcaaattatttgtgtttttttttttaattttaattttattaagtgtttgtttattttttatgctcttTAATTCTTAtcaattttgacattatttttttcttaatcctTCTACTCATGTTGTTGTAAttgtgtgttaatttatttttaaaacagatatTGTAGTTGTTGTGGCTACTTTAAAAAGCTTCACATGTTGGCTGTTTTCGCATAGttgttttacatttgtcattAAAACATGTAGAAGCTACTAGTagtccttaaataaataaataaataaaaataaaaaacaattactaactagactgtatttttaaatggtgaaaaatagtaactactaagtttcttgccaattcttctcggtagaatctactttccggaccggtggtggcttcacttagtaattgtttaatgacgattaaaaagttcttgtaaaagcctacttgaataaagtatatt from Vanessa cardui chromosome 28, ilVanCard2.1, whole genome shotgun sequence encodes the following:
- the LOC124541535 gene encoding selenoprotein S-like, whose protein sequence is MDPIMEEDQGWAMYNPFTLVFQLLANYGWYMLGATGASIYLIHKLKPKYESWKQAREDAEYHKDPDKALSRMEAIQRARERQQQMLEAASLRALEQQKEREEKKRQEALERLEKYGSKGGDRLGAVDEDYLPLSGGASTSSYRPPKRSACSRGGCGR